A genomic segment from Sorangium aterium encodes:
- a CDS encoding beta-ketoacyl synthase N-terminal-like domain-containing protein, producing MFEPIAIVGRGCVLPGALHPAALWDNVLAGRDLLSAAPDGRWRLSRERALAGPSVRGARDVRDAQDRAWSDRGGYVAGFDEHFRRVLARDPFPRPAGPPESLLALDPLFQWVLHAGREALREAGHEGRSDRAGAVFGNLSFPSSAMSAWVESTWLGDLAGVPRPDPRNRFMSGLPAHLLADVLGLGAGAFALDAACASSLYAIALACERLHDREADRMLAGAVCRSDDLFIHIGFCALSAMSRTGQSRPFSSEADGLVPAEGAAFVVLERLSDAEAAGRPILGVIRGVGLSNDGRGRGLLAPAVEGQLRAMRAAYATAGLDPREVSLLECHATGTPLGDATEIATLKEVFGSREVPLGSLKSNLGHLVTTAGAAGLLKLLGAMAAGVRPPTLHADPLSEAVASSPFRVLQRAEPWEGRRLAGLSAFGFGGNNAHLLVEAYEPSSPRSRAAHAAPQVAAAASRPVDAARPAPAGHLAVVAMGLCVGELSGVRAFAEPLLSGRGADPRRAAVALPADRLRFPPRDLQQALAQQTLLLEAAIEATEGLALPRDRTAVLIGMGADTEVCRYMTRWRLAETAPPRLGPSVDVGALQDAIIPALQAAGVVGNMPNIPANRLNSQLDVGGPSFTIAAEELSGPWALRVASRALRAGAVDAAIVGAVDLSCEPAHAAALEALGVRLPPGDAAVVLVLERLDDAVRERHPVLAVVVDEPGDPGLVLSSTDLAPRFGHAHAASGLLHVAAAVLACRHGRRLDGAPWSDEIRVAEVRCAGLGGGSLSVRIGAGGPAAPLPPPRSAEGPMLTLPAHPPAIVVPGAASCSSPGDSMEPAPPLPSALDDLPPLYPGPTGFSAADAERAPSWDEPAAVEPAVVAAVAARLAEEPPPVGPAVVAAAAVDIPGDVIAGAAAFTVQLAQIHKEWAEQQAQVHRRFLQMRQRALDSLVQASSGAAAVVVEAPLAQAPHAAPVWIDAPRTVESPRPAAVPQPVGASALARLDAPRPAAVPQPIDAPALARLDAPRPTAAPQPARAEAPQPARAEPPRSFEPPRPAAAPPAPRPAAQPELPAASSLAPRGPRFSREQLEHLASGRISDVFGPLFARQDAYRRQVRMPMPPLLLADRVTGIDAEPGSMKLGTMWTETDVRWDSWYLHDGAMPAGVMIESGQADLLLISWLGADFENKGERVYRLLGCELTFYGGLPRPGDTLVYDIHVDGHAKHGDVRLFFFHYDCRIGGELRLKTRKGQAGFFTDEELASSGGVLWDADTAEHAKTARLDPPRIACQKSAFDRADLLAFAAGDGAAAFGPAFDRLSTHVRTPRISAPPMLFFDRVDVFDPAGGPWKRGYLRATLPITKDGWYFEGHFKDDPCMPGTLMFEGCLQALAFYMAAMGFTVDADGFRFEPVPEIPYLLRCRGQVVPTSRVLTYEVFVEEVHDGPCPTVFADFLCTVDGLKAFHARRVGLRLSPDWPLTSAPELLDGHVEPVPVARVPWSETGAAPPDGASADAGGFPFDYRSLLSCAWGRPSDAFGPLYRRFDGGQHVARLPGPPYHFMSRVLSVSRPMAAMKAGAEVEVEYDVPEDAWYFDENASLTMPFAVVLEAALQTCGWLASYTGCALSTDGALYFRNLDGKGTLHAEVLPAPAPAVSALRTRSRLTNMSRSGGMIILSFRVECSLGGARVYELDTVFGFFPKAALATQIGIPPRPEEVAALDEPSDFDVDLRERPARYCGGKLGLARPSLLMIDRIDGLWQAGGRKGLGRLRARRDVHASEWFFKAHFLGDPVQPGSLGIEAMLQTIQFWMLHQDLHAGLRDPRFEPVMTGHEHSWRYRGQVLPASRRVTVDTDILEVGRDDRGPYVIAESYLWVDGLRIYGATLGVRIVDGASPRARRDVGFDPRASARRLASLPGAVGGSPRLRPQEQPAAKAAPAPALDDVEEVLDPDGWVADHRPTWTVPALPGMSMVDRLAGAALRARPGSVVVAVEDVVVQRWLPVPGPVRVKAEATGSGDELDVRLLAWREASNPALSRFEPVCTGRVRVARDYPPAPAPEPALDAPEADDPYAAGTLFHGPAFQYLTSLRLGARGSSAVLDPRRGSVPPGTLHQGMLDALTHTIPHDRLSLWDPGCPPAQIAFPSRIPSLRVYGPAPESPVRVEVRYEGRDDRFVSFRVQAIAQAGAEVGAAAGERVWLELRLVEVLLPQGPIGGAPPGIRRAFLRDRAPVDLAVSRVDAASGEARCSPADVRTMDWMPGTVAQLYAASGDLVEAAAVKDHVARRAGVHPSTVSLAGVSSAQPLTRWPFTVAREGSEVVVRDAGPPMIDIAPVRRYWGAAMGIGRWPAEDLYFGLIERFIRRVHVVDPAAFSAVKGRSLLYLGNHQVGVESLLFGIAVSGLTEVSTVTLAKAEHRTTWLGTMLAHCFAYPGARDPKVITYFDREDKASLGSIIAELGAEMQGAGKGVMVHVEGTRSLECRTPVRKMSGSFIDMALAVGVPVVPVRFSGALPPEPLERRLEFPLGMGVQDIWIGRPLLPEELAGLTYKDRKDLVISGINGLGPSNAVEQPFPGDPAFAASVDAWVEEAGVAHEDATVFRVLQACADPTPETAAILEAARTGRLVAPDARRADWLRKLAARLIGRRLGG from the coding sequence GTGTTCGAGCCCATCGCGATCGTCGGCCGCGGGTGCGTCCTCCCGGGCGCGCTCCACCCCGCGGCCCTCTGGGACAACGTGCTCGCCGGCAGGGACCTCCTGTCCGCCGCCCCCGACGGCCGCTGGCGCCTCTCGCGCGAGCGCGCGCTCGCGGGGCCTTCCGTGCGCGGCGCGCGCGACGTGCGCGACGCGCAGGACCGCGCGTGGAGCGACCGCGGCGGCTACGTCGCCGGGTTCGACGAGCACTTCCGCCGCGTGCTCGCCAGGGACCCGTTCCCGCGGCCGGCCGGGCCGCCCGAGTCCCTGCTCGCGCTCGACCCGCTCTTCCAGTGGGTGCTCCACGCGGGCCGCGAGGCGCTGCGCGAGGCGGGGCACGAGGGCCGGTCCGACCGCGCGGGCGCGGTGTTCGGGAACCTCTCGTTCCCGTCGTCGGCGATGTCGGCGTGGGTCGAGTCGACGTGGCTCGGCGATCTCGCCGGCGTCCCGCGGCCCGATCCGCGCAACCGGTTCATGTCGGGGCTGCCCGCCCACCTGCTGGCCGACGTGCTCGGCCTCGGGGCCGGCGCGTTCGCGCTCGACGCCGCGTGCGCGTCGTCACTGTACGCGATCGCGCTCGCCTGCGAGCGGCTGCACGATCGCGAGGCCGACCGGATGCTCGCAGGCGCGGTGTGCCGCTCGGACGATCTCTTCATCCACATCGGGTTCTGCGCGCTGTCGGCCATGAGCCGCACCGGGCAGAGCCGCCCGTTCTCGTCGGAGGCCGACGGCCTGGTCCCGGCGGAGGGCGCGGCGTTCGTGGTCCTGGAGCGCCTGTCGGACGCGGAGGCCGCGGGCAGGCCGATCCTCGGCGTGATCCGCGGGGTCGGCCTGTCGAACGACGGCCGCGGCCGCGGCCTCCTCGCGCCCGCCGTCGAGGGCCAGCTGCGCGCGATGCGGGCCGCGTATGCGACGGCCGGCCTCGATCCTCGCGAGGTGTCGCTGCTCGAGTGCCACGCGACGGGCACGCCCCTCGGCGACGCGACCGAGATCGCGACCCTCAAGGAGGTGTTCGGCTCCCGCGAGGTCCCGCTCGGCTCGCTCAAGTCGAACCTCGGTCACCTCGTCACGACGGCCGGCGCGGCCGGGCTCCTCAAGCTGCTCGGCGCCATGGCGGCGGGCGTCCGCCCGCCGACGCTGCACGCCGATCCGCTGAGCGAGGCGGTCGCCTCGAGCCCCTTCCGGGTGCTGCAGCGCGCCGAGCCGTGGGAGGGGCGTCGGCTCGCGGGCCTGTCGGCGTTCGGGTTCGGCGGGAACAACGCCCACCTCCTCGTGGAGGCGTACGAGCCGTCGTCGCCGAGGAGCCGAGCGGCCCACGCCGCGCCGCAGGTCGCTGCAGCGGCCTCGCGCCCTGTCGATGCCGCGCGCCCCGCGCCGGCAGGCCACCTGGCCGTGGTGGCCATGGGCCTGTGCGTCGGTGAGCTCAGCGGCGTCCGGGCCTTCGCCGAGCCGCTCCTCTCGGGCCGCGGCGCGGATCCTCGCCGCGCGGCCGTCGCGCTGCCGGCGGACCGGCTCCGGTTCCCGCCGCGCGATCTTCAGCAGGCGCTCGCCCAGCAGACGCTGCTGCTCGAGGCGGCGATCGAGGCCACCGAGGGGCTCGCGCTGCCGCGCGATCGCACCGCCGTGCTCATCGGCATGGGCGCCGACACCGAGGTGTGCAGGTACATGACGCGCTGGCGGCTCGCCGAGACGGCGCCGCCGCGGCTCGGTCCGTCGGTCGACGTCGGCGCGCTCCAGGACGCGATCATCCCTGCGCTGCAGGCGGCGGGCGTCGTCGGGAACATGCCGAACATCCCGGCGAACCGGCTGAACAGCCAGCTCGACGTCGGTGGACCGTCGTTCACGATCGCCGCCGAGGAGCTGTCGGGCCCCTGGGCGCTGCGCGTCGCGTCCCGCGCCCTGCGCGCCGGCGCGGTCGACGCGGCGATCGTCGGCGCGGTGGATCTCTCGTGCGAGCCCGCCCACGCGGCCGCGCTCGAGGCGCTCGGCGTCCGCCTGCCCCCCGGCGACGCCGCCGTGGTGCTCGTGCTCGAGCGCCTCGACGACGCCGTCCGGGAGCGGCACCCGGTCCTGGCGGTGGTCGTGGACGAGCCGGGCGACCCTGGCCTCGTGCTGTCGTCCACGGATCTCGCGCCGCGGTTCGGCCACGCGCACGCCGCGTCGGGGCTGCTGCACGTGGCCGCCGCGGTGCTCGCGTGCCGTCACGGCCGCAGGCTCGACGGGGCGCCGTGGTCCGACGAGATCCGGGTCGCCGAGGTCCGCTGCGCCGGCCTCGGCGGCGGCTCGCTGTCGGTCCGCATCGGGGCCGGCGGCCCTGCCGCGCCGCTCCCGCCGCCGCGATCGGCGGAGGGGCCGATGCTCACGCTCCCCGCCCACCCGCCGGCGATCGTCGTGCCCGGCGCGGCCTCCTGTTCATCCCCCGGAGACTCCATGGAACCTGCGCCGCCTCTGCCGTCCGCTCTCGACGACCTGCCGCCGCTGTACCCCGGGCCCACGGGGTTCTCTGCCGCCGACGCGGAGCGGGCGCCGTCCTGGGACGAGCCGGCGGCGGTCGAGCCGGCGGTCGTCGCGGCCGTCGCCGCGCGCCTGGCAGAGGAGCCGCCGCCGGTCGGACCGGCGGTCGTCGCGGCCGCTGCCGTGGATATCCCGGGCGACGTGATCGCCGGCGCCGCGGCGTTCACCGTGCAGCTTGCGCAGATCCACAAGGAGTGGGCGGAGCAGCAAGCCCAGGTCCACCGTCGGTTCCTTCAGATGCGGCAGCGCGCGCTGGACTCGCTCGTGCAGGCGTCGTCGGGCGCGGCCGCGGTGGTGGTCGAGGCCCCCTTGGCGCAGGCGCCCCACGCCGCGCCGGTCTGGATCGATGCCCCGCGCACGGTCGAGTCGCCGCGCCCCGCCGCTGTGCCGCAGCCGGTCGGCGCGTCGGCTCTCGCGCGCCTCGACGCGCCGCGCCCCGCTGCTGTGCCGCAGCCGATCGATGCGCCGGCTCTCGCGCGCCTCGACGCGCCGCGCCCCACCGCTGCGCCGCAGCCCGCTCGCGCCGAGGCGCCGCAGCCCGCCCGCGCCGAGCCGCCGCGCTCGTTCGAGCCGCCGCGCCCCGCCGCCGCGCCGCCTGCGCCGCGCCCCGCCGCCCAGCCGGAGCTCCCTGCGGCGTCTTCCCTCGCGCCCCGCGGCCCCCGGTTCAGCCGCGAGCAGCTCGAGCACCTCGCCTCGGGCCGGATCTCCGACGTGTTCGGCCCGCTCTTCGCCCGGCAGGACGCCTATCGACGCCAGGTGCGCATGCCCATGCCGCCGCTCCTGCTGGCCGATCGGGTCACCGGGATCGACGCCGAGCCCGGCTCGATGAAGCTCGGCACGATGTGGACCGAGACCGACGTGCGGTGGGATTCCTGGTACCTGCACGACGGCGCGATGCCGGCCGGCGTCATGATCGAGAGCGGCCAGGCCGACCTGCTGCTCATCAGCTGGCTCGGCGCGGACTTCGAGAACAAGGGCGAGCGCGTCTACCGCCTGCTCGGCTGCGAGCTCACCTTCTACGGCGGCCTGCCGCGCCCGGGCGACACGCTCGTCTACGACATCCACGTCGACGGGCACGCGAAGCACGGCGACGTCCGCCTGTTCTTCTTCCACTACGACTGCCGCATCGGCGGCGAGCTGCGCCTGAAGACGCGCAAGGGCCAGGCAGGCTTCTTCACCGACGAGGAGCTCGCGAGCTCCGGCGGCGTCCTCTGGGACGCGGACACCGCCGAGCATGCGAAGACCGCCCGCCTCGATCCGCCCCGGATCGCGTGCCAGAAGTCCGCGTTCGACCGGGCCGACCTCCTCGCGTTCGCGGCCGGCGACGGCGCGGCGGCGTTCGGCCCCGCCTTCGATCGTTTGAGCACCCACGTCAGGACGCCGCGGATCAGCGCGCCGCCGATGCTGTTCTTCGATCGCGTCGACGTGTTCGACCCGGCCGGCGGCCCGTGGAAGCGCGGCTATCTCCGGGCCACGCTGCCGATCACGAAGGACGGCTGGTACTTCGAGGGCCACTTCAAGGACGACCCCTGCATGCCGGGGACGCTCATGTTCGAGGGCTGCCTGCAGGCGCTCGCGTTCTACATGGCGGCCATGGGCTTCACGGTGGACGCGGACGGCTTCCGCTTCGAGCCCGTGCCGGAGATCCCCTACCTGCTCCGCTGCCGCGGCCAGGTGGTCCCGACGAGCCGGGTGCTCACCTACGAGGTGTTCGTCGAGGAGGTCCACGACGGCCCGTGCCCGACGGTGTTCGCCGACTTCCTGTGTACGGTCGACGGCCTCAAGGCGTTCCACGCCCGCCGCGTGGGCCTGCGCCTCAGCCCCGACTGGCCGCTGACGAGCGCCCCCGAACTGCTCGACGGCCACGTCGAGCCGGTGCCGGTCGCGCGTGTCCCCTGGTCCGAGACGGGTGCGGCGCCGCCGGATGGCGCCTCTGCAGACGCCGGCGGCTTCCCGTTCGATTACCGGAGCCTGCTCTCGTGCGCCTGGGGCAGGCCGTCGGACGCGTTCGGGCCGCTCTACCGCAGGTTCGACGGGGGACAGCACGTCGCCCGGCTCCCGGGGCCGCCGTACCACTTCATGAGCCGGGTCCTGTCGGTCTCGCGCCCCATGGCGGCGATGAAGGCCGGCGCCGAGGTCGAGGTCGAGTACGACGTCCCGGAGGACGCGTGGTACTTCGACGAGAACGCGAGCCTCACGATGCCGTTCGCGGTGGTGCTCGAGGCCGCGCTCCAGACGTGCGGCTGGCTCGCGAGCTACACCGGCTGCGCGCTCTCGACCGACGGCGCGCTGTACTTCCGCAACCTCGACGGCAAGGGCACGCTGCACGCCGAGGTCCTGCCGGCGCCGGCGCCGGCAGTGAGCGCGCTGCGCACCAGGTCGCGGCTCACGAACATGTCCCGGTCGGGCGGCATGATCATCCTCTCGTTCCGGGTCGAGTGCAGCCTCGGCGGCGCGCGGGTGTACGAGCTCGACACGGTGTTCGGCTTCTTCCCGAAGGCCGCGCTCGCGACGCAGATCGGGATCCCGCCGAGGCCCGAGGAGGTCGCCGCGCTCGATGAGCCGTCCGATTTCGACGTCGATCTCCGCGAGCGCCCCGCGCGGTACTGCGGCGGCAAGCTCGGGCTCGCGCGGCCGTCGCTGCTGATGATCGACCGGATCGACGGCCTGTGGCAGGCCGGCGGCCGGAAGGGGCTCGGCCGGCTCCGCGCGCGGCGGGACGTCCACGCGTCGGAGTGGTTCTTCAAGGCCCATTTCCTGGGCGATCCCGTGCAGCCAGGCTCGCTCGGCATCGAGGCGATGCTGCAGACGATCCAGTTCTGGATGCTGCACCAGGACCTCCACGCGGGCCTGCGCGATCCGCGGTTCGAGCCCGTGATGACGGGGCACGAGCACTCCTGGCGGTACCGGGGCCAGGTGCTGCCGGCCAGCCGGCGGGTGACTGTCGACACCGACATCCTCGAGGTCGGCCGCGACGACCGCGGGCCCTACGTCATCGCCGAGTCCTACCTCTGGGTGGACGGCCTGCGCATCTACGGCGCGACGCTCGGCGTGCGGATCGTCGACGGCGCCTCGCCCCGCGCGCGTCGCGACGTCGGCTTCGACCCGCGCGCGAGCGCGCGCCGCCTCGCGTCGCTCCCCGGCGCCGTGGGCGGGAGCCCGCGCCTGCGCCCGCAGGAGCAACCCGCGGCGAAGGCCGCGCCTGCGCCGGCGCTCGACGACGTCGAGGAGGTGCTGGACCCGGACGGGTGGGTTGCGGATCACCGCCCCACGTGGACGGTCCCGGCGCTCCCCGGGATGAGCATGGTCGACCGGCTGGCCGGCGCCGCGTTGCGAGCGCGCCCGGGGAGCGTGGTCGTGGCCGTGGAGGACGTGGTGGTGCAGCGCTGGCTGCCCGTGCCGGGGCCGGTGCGCGTCAAGGCCGAGGCGACCGGCTCGGGCGACGAGCTCGATGTCCGGCTGCTCGCGTGGCGCGAGGCATCGAACCCGGCGCTCTCGCGGTTCGAGCCCGTGTGCACCGGCCGCGTGCGGGTGGCCCGTGACTACCCGCCCGCCCCGGCGCCGGAGCCGGCGCTCGACGCACCTGAGGCGGACGATCCGTACGCGGCGGGGACGCTGTTCCACGGCCCTGCGTTCCAGTACCTGACCTCGCTCAGGCTCGGCGCGCGCGGCTCGTCGGCGGTGCTGGACCCCCGGAGGGGCTCGGTGCCCCCAGGGACGCTGCACCAGGGCATGCTCGACGCGCTGACCCACACCATCCCGCACGATCGGCTGTCGCTGTGGGATCCAGGGTGCCCGCCCGCCCAGATCGCGTTCCCGTCGCGCATCCCGTCGCTCCGCGTGTACGGGCCGGCGCCCGAGTCGCCGGTGCGCGTGGAGGTGCGTTACGAGGGCCGTGACGATCGCTTCGTCTCGTTCCGGGTGCAGGCCATCGCGCAGGCCGGGGCCGAGGTCGGGGCCGCGGCGGGAGAGCGCGTCTGGCTGGAGCTCCGGCTTGTCGAGGTGCTGCTCCCGCAGGGGCCGATCGGCGGCGCGCCGCCCGGGATCCGCCGGGCGTTCCTGCGCGATCGCGCGCCGGTCGACCTCGCCGTCTCGCGCGTCGACGCGGCGTCGGGCGAGGCGCGCTGCAGCCCCGCCGACGTGCGCACGATGGACTGGATGCCCGGCACCGTGGCGCAGCTCTACGCCGCGTCGGGCGACCTCGTCGAGGCGGCGGCGGTGAAGGATCACGTCGCGCGGCGCGCGGGCGTGCACCCGTCGACCGTGTCCCTCGCCGGCGTCTCGTCGGCGCAGCCGCTGACCCGCTGGCCGTTCACCGTGGCGCGCGAGGGCTCGGAGGTCGTGGTCCGCGACGCGGGCCCGCCCATGATCGACATCGCGCCGGTCCGCCGCTACTGGGGCGCGGCCATGGGCATCGGCCGGTGGCCGGCGGAGGACCTCTACTTCGGGCTCATCGAGCGGTTCATCCGCCGGGTGCACGTCGTCGATCCCGCAGCGTTCAGCGCCGTGAAGGGCCGGAGCCTGCTCTACCTGGGCAACCACCAGGTCGGCGTGGAGTCGCTGCTGTTCGGCATCGCCGTGTCCGGCCTGACGGAGGTCTCGACGGTCACGCTGGCCAAGGCCGAGCACCGGACGACGTGGCTCGGCACGATGCTGGCGCACTGCTTCGCGTACCCGGGCGCGCGCGATCCGAAGGTGATCACGTACTTCGATCGCGAGGACAAGGCGTCGCTCGGGAGCATCATCGCCGAGCTCGGGGCCGAGATGCAGGGGGCTGGCAAGGGCGTGATGGTGCACGTCGAGGGCACGCGGTCGCTCGAGTGCCGCACGCCGGTGCGCAAGATGAGCGGCTCGTTCATCGACATGGCGCTCGCGGTGGGCGTCCCGGTGGTGCCTGTGCGCTTCTCCGGCGCGCTGCCGCCGGAGCCGCTCGAGCGGCGGCTCGAGTTCCCGCTCGGCATGGGCGTGCAGGACATCTGGATCGGCCGCCCGCTGCTGCCCGAGGAGCTCGCGGGGCTGACCTACAAGGATCGCAAGGACCTCGTGATCAGCGGCATCAACGGGCTCGGCCCGAGCAACGCGGTCGAGCAGCCGTTCCCCGGGGATCCTGCGTTCGCGGCGTCGGTGGACGCCTGGGTGGAGGAGGCGGGCGTCGCGCACGAGGACGCGACGGTCTTCCGGGTGCTGCAGGCGTGCGCCGACCCGACGCCGGAGACAGCCGCGATCCTGGAGGCCGCGCGCACGGGGCGGCTCGTCGCGCCCGACGCGCGGCGGGCGGACTGGCTGCGGAAGCTCGCCGCGCGGCTCATCGGGAGGCGGCTCGGGGGGTGA